In Papaver somniferum cultivar HN1 chromosome 1, ASM357369v1, whole genome shotgun sequence, a genomic segment contains:
- the LOC113339934 gene encoding zinc transporter 5-like, with the protein MKRNSSYKSVLLLLLVVLVQYLHYPVSVSAECTCEQEDEEGVNKREALNLKFISIAVILTASAIGVCLPILGRSIPALHPDSNLFFYVKSFAAGVILATGFIHILPDAFEDLSSPCLKEDPWGKFPFTGFIAMMSAMLTLMADSLATGYYRRSELKKKMSHNRDDTKVGATVGDDEQEAGCKMEVHTHATHGHAHGSSLSSSADMLLRHKVITQVLELGILVHSVIIGVAVGVSQSPSTIRPLLGALAFHQFFEGLGLGGCITQAKFNAKYVIWMCAFFALTTPGGVAIGIGITNVYSETSPTALIVQGVMNAAAAGILIYMSLVDLLAAIFMDPKLQESGWLQFGSYVSLFLGAGAMSLIAKWA; encoded by the exons ATGAAGCGCAATTCTTCTTATAAATCAGTTCTTCTATTACTGCTAGTAGTTCTGGTTCAATATCTCCACTACCCAGTTTCAGTCTCTGCCGAGTGTACCTGCgaacaagaagacgaagaaggtgtTAACAAAAGAGAAGCACTCAACCTCAAATTCATATCTATTGCTGTCATTCTTACTGCAAGTGCAATTGGTGTATGTCTTCCGATATTAGGACGAAGCATTCCTGCTTTACATCCAGATAGTAATTTATTCTTCTATGTTAAATCGTTTGCTGCTGGTGTCATCTTAGCTACGGGTTTCATTCATATCTTGCCCGATGCGTTTGAAGATTTGTCTTCTCCTTGTTTGAAAGAGGACCCATGGGGTAAATTCCCGTTTACGGGTTTCATTGCCATGATGTCTGCTATGTTGACATTGATGGCTGATTCGCTAGCAACCGGTTATTATAGAAGATcagaattgaagaaaaaaatgagtCACAACAGAGATGACACAAAAGTTGGTGCGACTGTTggagatgatgaacaagaagCAGGGTGTAAAATGGAGGTGCATACACATGCAACACACGGTCATGCACATGGATCATCTCTATCGTCCTCAGCTGATATGCTTCTGCGCCATAAAGTCATAACTCAG GTCTTGGAGTTGGGAATATTGGTGCACTCTGTGATAATAGGTGTAGCAGTGGGTGTCTCTCAAAGTCCTTCCACAATCAGGCCTCTTCTTGGAGCATTAGCTTTCCATCAGTTTTTCGAAGGCTTAGGACTTGGCGGGTGCATAACACAAGCCAAATTCAATGCCAAATATGTTATTTGGATGTGTGCATTCTTCGCGCTAACTACACCAGGTGGCGTCGCAATTGGAATCGGAATCACCAATGTTTACAGCGAAACTAGTCCTACGGCTCTAATCGTACAAGGAGTTATGAATGCGGCCGCAGCTGGAATTTTGATTTACATGTCATTGGTGGACCTTTTGGCAGCTATCTTCATGGACCCTAAGCTTCAAGAAAGTGGTTGGCTCCAATTTGGGTCGTATGTTTCGTTATTTTTAGGTGCTGGTGCTATGTCGCTCATCGCCAAATGGGCCTAA
- the LOC113339913 gene encoding UDP-glycosyltransferase 82A1-like, translating into MVCSKKPKIVLVPYPAQGHVTPMIQLANVLYDRGFQPIIIVPAFIYCRIVAKLDEKSSKIIFTSIPDGLDKENYDFFSINYSMENVMPSHLELKIQSLQEDVCLVVVDLLASWAIEVAVRRGVPVAGFWPAMLATYKLIEAIPELIHHGYISEFGIPRNQDNICCLPGRPLLTTRHLPWLIGNPSSQKQRFMFWVRILERSRNLKWLLANSFMEDNFDDISQINRKIDSVQRSSDRPRIFRVGPLTGHDTKLTKALTFWDEDRSCLDWLAKQKKSSVIYVSFGSWVGPIGEQKVTELALGLENTKSPFIWVLGSTWRDGLPDGFLDRVRNIGKIISWAPQKELLEHPAVGCYLTHCGWNSTVEAIQCGKKLLCYPVAGDQFVNCTYIVDVWGIGAKMNGIRKSDVEEGVMRVMKGKGSEEMEEKVMKLKARLNSEELCSRAVSNLTDFLDQINNSMVDDSPNNFMLSL; encoded by the exons ATGGTGTGTTCAAAGAAACCAAAGATAGTTCTAGTTCCATATCCAGCACAAGGTCATGTAACACCCATGATCCAATTAGCCAATGTTCTTTACGACCGCGGATTCCAACCTATTATCATCGTTCCCGCCTTCATATACTGCCGTATCGTTGCAAAACTGGATGAAAAGAGTAGTAAGATTATATTCACGTCGATTCCAGATGGTTTAGATAAAGAAAACTATGATTTCTTCTCAATCAATTATTCAATGGAAAATGTCATGCCATCTCATCTAGAACTCAAAATTCAAAGTCTACAAGAAGATGTCTGTTTAGTAGTTGTTGATTTGTTAGCTTCTTGGGCTATCGAAGTTGCAGTCCGTCGTGGTGTTCCCGTTGCCGGCTTTTGGCCAGCTATGCTGGCTACGTATAAGTTGATTGAGGCAATTCCTGAATTGATCCACCATGGTTATATTTCCGAATTCG GAATTCCACGAAATCAAGATAACATATGTTGTTTACCTGGCCGACCATTATTGACCACGAGACATTTACCATGGTTAATAGGAAATCCATCTTCACAAAAACAAAGATTCATGTTTTGGGTAAGAATTTTAGAGAGATCAAGGAATCTTAAATGGTTACTAGCCAATTCATTCATGGAAGACAATTTTGACGATATTAGTCAAATAAATCGGAAAATTGACTCGGTCCAACGGTCATCGGATCGCCCACGTATTTTCCGAGTTGGACCTTTGACTGGTCATGATACAAAATTGACTAAAGCTCTTACATTTTGGGATGAAGATAGAAGCTGTCTAGATTGGTTGGCTAAACAAAAGAAATCTTCAGTCATTTACGTTTCATTTGGCAGTTGGGTGGGCCCGATTGGTGAACAAAAAGTCACTGAATTAGCACTAGGCCTTGAAAATACCAAAAGCCCATTCATATGGGTACTTGGATCCACATGGAGGGATGGTTTACCCGACGGGTTTCTGGACCGGGTACGCAACATCGGCAAAATAATTTCATGGGCTCCACAGAAGGAACTACTAGAACACCCAGCCGTTGGATGTTATCTTACCCATTGTGGATGGAATTCGACAGTCGAAGCGATACAATGTGGGAAAAAGTTACTTTGTTATCCTGTTGCCGGTGACCAATTCGTTAACTGTACGTATATTGTCGATGTTTGGGGAATCGGTGCGAAAATGAACGGTATCCGAAAGAGTGACGTGGAAGAAGGTGTAATGAGGGTGATGAAAGGTAAAGGAAGTGAAGAAATGGAAGAGAAAGTAATGAAATTGAAGGCGAGATTGAATAGTGAGGAACTTTGTTCAAGAGCTGTTTCTAATCTTACTGATTTCCTTGACCAAATTAATAATTCAATGGTTGATGACTCCCCCAACAATTTTATGTTGTCCTTGTAA
- the LOC113323521 gene encoding protein PHLOEM PROTEIN 2-LIKE A2-like, with the protein MVLPRMAHQRGKLQTNFIKETTAGLQTLILYPDALNVIWGGPSSNNRYWKRTTIDGSQALELVGVYWLEVSGRLPLSELTSGKKYKLYFVIQMSQNSSGWDNYDVWFNIRIAGQRSQRQRMRFNRLIRSDWHNVPDNGLEFTVPEESNAALTFAMYDIECEELKKGLLIKEVRIQEVGQ; encoded by the exons ATGGTACTTCCGCGTATGGCGCATCAACGAGGAAAGcttcaaacaaatttcatcaag GAGACAACTGCCGGACTGCAAACACTAATCCTATATCCTGATGCTCTCAATGTAATATGGGGTGGACCTAGCTCGAACAATCGTTACTGGAAACGTACAACTATAGACGGATCACAAGCACTTGAGCTCGTCGGAGTCTACTGGCTTGAAGTTAGTGGGAGATTACCATTGAGTGAACTAACATCCGGAAAGAAATATAAATTGTACTTTGTCATTCAAATGAGCCAGAATTCATCGGGTTGGGATAATTACGACGTGTGGTTTAATATTCGAATAGCAGGACAAAGATCACAACGGCAGAGGATGAGATTTAATAGACTTATTCGAAGTGATTGGCATAATGTTCCTGATAATGGTCTTGAATTTACCGTCCCCGAGGAAAGTAATGCTGCGTTAACTTTCGCAATGTATGATATCGAATGCGAAGAACTTAAAAAGGGTCTTCTTATTAAAGAAGTAAGAATTCAGGAGGTTGGTCAATAA
- the LOC113323513 gene encoding protein PHLOEM PROTEIN 2-LIKE A9-like: MTSDPHYKAKAYKKVLEKEEEFHIKPWELSVVWGKDKRYWSVPDPNDTRKDPHIELLQVSWLEVTGSIKLKDFAKPGKYNVSFRIGMKKDAFGWSGMPVYIMAKIGKKGKYIWRSANIAHKDDSTNFEIPEGAPLQIDIPDPDDCIEDEELHFGLYEVWKGRWKGGLQIYEAIIKPAETKIKIASN, translated from the exons ATGACTTCAGACCCTCACTATAAAGCTAAAGCTTATAAGAAGGTCTTGGAAAAG GAAGAAGAGTTTCATATCAAACCATGGGAGCTTAGCGTGGTTTGGGGTAAAGACAAGCGATACTGGAGTGTACCTGATCCTAACGACACTAG GAAGGATCCACACATTGAACTATTACAAGTATCTTGGTTAGAGGTAACAGGTTCAATCAAGCTCAAGGATTTCGCGAAACCAGGAAAATACAATGTCAGTTTCAGAATAGGCATGAAAAAAGATGCATTTGGATGGAGTGGAATGCCAGTATATATAATGGCCAAGATTGGGAAGAAAGGGAAGTATATCTGGAGGAGCGCAAATATTGCTCATAAAGATGATTCGACAAACTTCGAAATCCCTGAAGGAGCACCTCTTCAGATTGACATTCCAGACCCTGATGATTGTATAGAAGATGAAGAACttcattttggtttgtatgaagtCTGGAAAGGAAGATGGAAAGGTGGTTTGCAGATTTATGAAGCTATCATTAAACCTGCTGAAACCAAAATCAAGATAGCATCCAACTAA
- the LOC113275664 gene encoding peptidyl-prolyl cis-trans isomerase FKBP17-1, chloroplastic-like: MVCTIYLNNMVVTVDYQIFIEQRPVLFEDGRRLQLLNSWELEDSGGVKSLDLRIGVIPMVGDQKNMKRVSIHYYGRLAAKQGWRFDSTYDHKDETGVPIPFAFIVGASDNVISGITAATKSMKVGGIRRVIIPPSQGYQNTSQEPLPPNFFDRQRLFTTIFNPTRLVRHFKGLTTIPISPAENYDNIFS, from the exons ATGGTCTGTACTATATATCTGAATAATATGGTTGTTACAGTGGACTACCAAATTTTTATAGAGCAGCGGCCGGTTCTTTTTGAAGACGGTAGAAGG CTTCAATTACTGAATTCGTGGGAGCTTGAAGACTCGGGTGGTGTCAAGTCATTAGATCTTCGAATCGGTGTTATTCCCATGGTTGGAGACCAG AAAAATATGAAAAGGGTTTCGATACATTATTATGGAAGATTAGCGGCAAAACAAGGATGGAGATTCGATTCGACATACGATCACAAAGATGAAACTGGTGTACCAATTCCTTTTGCTTTCATCGTTGGAGCTTCTGACAAT GTAATCTCAGGGATTACAGCAGCAACAAAATCAATGAAAGTAGGAGGAATACGTCGAGTTATAATTCCACCATCGCAAGGTTATCAGAACACATCACAAGAACCCCTCCCACCAAAT TTTTTTGATAGGCAGAGATTGTTCACGACGATATTTAATCCAACACGTCTTGTCAGACATTTCAAAGGCTTAACAACAATCCCCATCTCACCCGCAGAAAACTATGACAACATCTTTAGCTAA
- the LOC113339925 gene encoding zinc transporter 5-like, which produces MKRNSSYKSVLLLLLVVLVQYLHYPVSVSAECTCEQEDEEGVNKREALNLKFISIAVILTASAIGVCLPILGRSIPALHPDSNLFFYVKSFAAGVILATGFIHILPDAFEDLSSPCLKEDPWGKFPFTGFIAMMSAMLTLMADSLATGYYRRSELKKKMSHNRDDTKVGATVGDDEQEAGCKMEVHTHATHGHAHGSSLSSSADMLLRHKVITQVLELGILVHSVIIGVAVGVSQSPSTIRPLLGALAFHQFFEGLGLGGCITQAKFNAKYVIWMCAFFALTTPGGVAIGIGITNVYSETSPTALIVQGVMNAAAAGILIYMSLVDLLAAIFMDPKLQESGWLQFGSYVSLFLGAGAMSLIAKWA; this is translated from the exons ATGAAGCGCAATTCTTCTTATAAATCAGTTCTTCTATTACTGCTAGTAGTTCTGGTTCAATATCTCCACTACCCAGTTTCAGTCTCTGCCGAGTGTACCTGCgaacaagaagacgaagaaggtgtTAACAAAAGAGAAGCACTCAACCTCAAATTCATATCTATTGCTGTCATTCTTACTGCAAGTGCAATTGGTGTATGTCTTCCGATATTAGGACGAAGCATTCCTGCTTTACATCCAGATAGTAATTTATTCTTCTATGTTAAATCGTTTGCTGCTGGTGTCATCTTAGCTACGGGTTTCATTCATATCTTGCCCGATGCGTTTGAAGATTTGTCTTCTCCTTGTTTGAAAGAGGACCCATGGGGTAAATTCCCGTTTACGGGTTTCATTGCCATGATGTCTGCTATGTTGACATTAATGGCTGATTCGCTAGCAACCGGTTATTATAGAAGATcagaattgaagaaaaaaatgagtCACAACAGAGATGACACAAAAGTTGGTGCGACTGTTggagatgatgaacaagaagCAGGGTGTAAAATGGAGGTGCATACACATGCAACACACGGTCATGCACATGGATCATCTCTATCGTCCTCAGCTGATATGCTTCTGCGCCATAAAGTCATAACTCAG GTCTTGGAGTTGGGAATATTGGTGCACTCTGTGATAATAGGTGTAGCAGTGGGTGTCTCTCAAAGTCCTTCCACAATCAGGCCTCTTCTTGGAGCATTAGCTTTCCATCAGTTTTTCGAAGGCTTAGGACTTGGCGGGTGCATAACACAAGCCAAATTCAATGCCAAATATGTTATTTGGATGTGTGCATTCTTCGCGCTAACTACACCAGGTGGCGTCGCAATTGGAATCGGAATCACCAATGTTTACAGCGAAACTAGTCCTACGGCTCTAATCGTACAAGGAGTTATGAATGCGGCCGCAGCTGGAATTTTGATTTACATGTCATTGGTGGACCTTTTGGCAGCTATCTTCATGGACCCTAAGCTTCAAGAAAGTGGTTGGCTCCAATTTGGGTCGTATGTTTCGTTATTTTTAGGTGCTGGTGCTATGTCGCTCATCGCCAAATGGGCCTAA